In Amycolatopsis jiangsuensis, the following proteins share a genomic window:
- the pdxR gene encoding MocR-like pyridoxine biosynthesis transcription factor PdxR, whose amino-acid sequence MSYADTALPVSLDRAADTPLAVQLADALREAAAGGHLRGGDRLPSTRALAERLGVSRTVTSAAYEQLHAEGWIAGRHGSGTYVTTPPTRAAASVVPPDSLVAEAETVPMLDLTPGAPWAGGIDRAAWRRAWRAAADPEPLTRAHRAGLPEYRATVYEHLLRHRGLAAGSVLATGGTTAAVVELAAAVVRRGSVVAFEEPGYQRAVQAFRQAGLTVVGVPVDDEGLRPDAIPAGARAVYCSPAHQYPMGSRMSAARRVQLVERARAEGMLVIEDDYDGELRFDVAPLPLLAALAPDVVVHLGTTSKILTPTLGAGWLVAPAGVAESVLDYRDLTGTRPSPAGQRVLVELARTGDLGRHLRRLRRELAERRSLLAAALSTAGVPVLGDDAGAHLVVPAESPEDEARRIAAAEGHSIRLDGLSRHFAGTPTTYGIALGYAGSSREALIAALPTLVQLLR is encoded by the coding sequence GTGTCGTACGCGGACACCGCGTTGCCGGTCAGCCTGGACCGGGCTGCCGACACCCCGCTCGCCGTGCAGCTCGCCGACGCGTTACGCGAAGCCGCCGCCGGCGGTCACCTCCGAGGCGGTGACCGGCTTCCGTCGACCCGTGCGCTGGCCGAGCGGCTCGGCGTCTCGCGCACCGTCACGTCGGCGGCATACGAACAACTGCACGCCGAGGGCTGGATTGCCGGACGGCACGGCTCGGGAACCTACGTGACCACCCCGCCGACGCGCGCCGCGGCTTCGGTCGTACCGCCGGACTCGCTGGTCGCCGAGGCGGAGACAGTGCCGATGCTCGACCTCACTCCGGGGGCACCGTGGGCCGGCGGGATAGACCGTGCGGCCTGGCGCCGCGCGTGGCGGGCGGCGGCCGACCCGGAACCGTTGACGCGCGCGCACCGCGCCGGGCTGCCGGAGTACCGCGCGACTGTGTACGAGCACCTGCTGCGCCACCGTGGCTTGGCAGCGGGCTCTGTTCTCGCGACAGGCGGTACCACTGCGGCTGTGGTCGAACTCGCCGCGGCAGTGGTGCGGCGCGGTTCCGTGGTCGCCTTCGAAGAGCCGGGGTACCAACGCGCGGTGCAGGCGTTCCGGCAGGCCGGCCTGACCGTCGTGGGCGTGCCGGTCGACGATGAAGGCCTTCGTCCGGACGCCATCCCGGCCGGTGCGCGCGCGGTCTACTGCTCGCCCGCGCACCAGTACCCGATGGGCAGCCGGATGAGCGCGGCCCGCCGGGTGCAGCTCGTGGAGCGCGCGCGGGCCGAGGGCATGCTGGTGATCGAGGACGACTACGACGGCGAGCTGCGCTTCGACGTCGCCCCGCTGCCGCTGCTGGCCGCGCTCGCGCCGGACGTCGTGGTGCACCTCGGGACCACGAGCAAGATCCTCACCCCCACGCTCGGCGCCGGCTGGCTCGTGGCGCCCGCGGGGGTGGCCGAATCCGTACTGGACTACCGCGATCTCACCGGTACCCGCCCGTCCCCGGCCGGTCAGCGGGTGCTCGTGGAGCTGGCGCGAACCGGCGACCTGGGCCGTCACCTGCGCAGGCTTCGCCGTGAACTGGCTGAGCGCCGCTCGCTGCTGGCCGCTGCGTTGTCCACCGCGGGGGTCCCGGTCCTCGGCGACGACGCCGGCGCGCACCTCGTCGTCCCCGCGGAAAGCCCGGAGGACGAGGCCCGCCGCATCGCCGCCGCCGAAGGTCATTCCATCCGCCTCGACGGCCTTTCCCGGCACTTCGCCGGTACTCCGACCACCTACGGCATCGCGCTCGGGTATGCGGGTTCTTCGAGAGAGGCGCTGATCGCCGCGCTGCCCACGCTGGTGCAGCTGCTCCGCTGA
- a CDS encoding sensor histidine kinase, with amino-acid sequence MSRAGRWARRWYAAWRASRLGTRLAFGLGAVALVVFAIVGTLTVGLMQDYLSRRLDDQLKTSQVSQVPHLRTSTDNPETVYSWYSAVFAVSNGSAVMQPGGALPSDPQPLVKVAEEAAKGDIYRTVYLKGEGDYRVRACPVDTDEGGTGTVLLSAAPQADLDNTVRQLVFVEVVAFLIALTILVMAGRLVLRRGLRPLADMAGTAHDIASHDLTATANLPVRASGDGGGAEVEELRTAFNLMLSHIEASLAARTVANERLRRFVADASHELRTPLTSIRGYADLFQYAAANEPAEREAHLSKIRAETARMSVLVDDLLLLARLDSHDAEHPVRPEQMNVTELATAAADAFRAGRPHHPLTTRLPDDAVVLQADPMRVRQVMDNLLANAAVHTPDGTPVELSLSIEGGEAVVRVTDAGPGITPEDQQRIFDRFYRVDNSRTRAAGGTGLGLSVVHSLVVEHGGAVSVESQPGRTTFTVRLPR; translated from the coding sequence GTGAGCCGCGCCGGGCGTTGGGCGCGACGCTGGTACGCGGCTTGGCGCGCTTCGCGGCTGGGCACCCGGCTGGCGTTCGGGCTGGGTGCGGTGGCGCTCGTGGTGTTCGCGATCGTCGGCACGCTCACGGTCGGGCTCATGCAGGACTACCTCAGCCGGCGCCTGGACGACCAGCTGAAGACCAGCCAGGTCTCACAGGTGCCGCATCTGCGTACCTCGACGGACAATCCGGAGACCGTCTACTCCTGGTACTCCGCGGTCTTCGCGGTCAGCAACGGATCGGCTGTCATGCAGCCAGGTGGCGCGCTGCCTTCCGATCCGCAGCCGTTGGTCAAGGTCGCCGAAGAAGCGGCGAAGGGCGACATCTACCGCACGGTGTACTTGAAAGGCGAAGGCGACTACCGCGTGCGCGCCTGTCCGGTGGATACCGACGAAGGCGGCACGGGCACTGTGCTGCTGAGCGCCGCACCGCAGGCTGACCTCGACAACACCGTGCGGCAGTTGGTGTTCGTCGAAGTGGTCGCGTTCCTCATCGCGCTCACGATCCTCGTCATGGCGGGGCGGCTCGTGTTGCGCCGAGGACTGCGGCCGCTGGCTGACATGGCAGGTACGGCGCACGACATCGCTTCGCACGACCTCACCGCCACGGCGAACCTGCCAGTGCGTGCTTCGGGGGACGGTGGCGGCGCTGAGGTCGAAGAACTGCGTACGGCGTTCAACCTGATGCTCAGTCACATCGAAGCCTCACTTGCCGCGCGCACTGTCGCGAACGAACGGCTACGGCGCTTCGTCGCGGACGCTTCGCATGAGCTGCGTACGCCGTTGACCTCGATCCGTGGCTACGCCGACCTTTTCCAGTACGCAGCCGCGAACGAGCCTGCGGAACGCGAAGCGCACCTGTCGAAGATCCGCGCGGAGACAGCGCGGATGAGCGTGCTCGTCGACGACCTTCTGTTGCTCGCGCGCCTCGATTCGCACGACGCGGAGCACCCCGTGCGTCCGGAACAGATGAACGTGACCGAGCTCGCGACGGCTGCCGCGGACGCGTTCCGCGCCGGACGTCCCCACCATCCGCTCACCACGCGCCTACCGGATGACGCAGTGGTGCTCCAGGCAGATCCGATGCGCGTACGGCAGGTCATGGACAATCTCCTGGCGAACGCAGCCGTGCACACGCCGGACGGCACGCCCGTTGAGCTGTCCCTGTCCATCGAAGGCGGCGAAGCGGTCGTACGCGTCACCGATGCCGGCCCCGGGATCACGCCCGAGGATCAGCAGCGGATTTTCGATCGCTTCTACCGCGTGGACAACTCGCGCACGCGTGCGGCGGGCGGGACCGGGCTCGGGTTGTCCGTGGTGCACTCACTGGTAGTCGAACACGGCGGCGCGGTCAGCGTGGAAAGCCAGCCGGGCCGTACGACGTTCACTGTGCGGCTGCCTCGCTGA
- a CDS encoding Lrp/AsnC ligand binding domain-containing protein: MVHAYILIQTEVGKAAAVAAEISGVPGVTTSEDVTGPYDVIVRATADTVDQLGQLVVARVQNVEGITRTLTCPVVHL, from the coding sequence GTGGTCCACGCATACATCCTGATCCAGACCGAGGTCGGCAAGGCGGCCGCGGTCGCGGCGGAGATCTCCGGCGTGCCCGGCGTGACGACGTCCGAGGATGTGACCGGCCCGTACGACGTGATCGTGCGTGCCACCGCGGACACCGTGGACCAGCTGGGCCAGCTCGTCGTCGCGCGAGTGCAGAACGTGGAGGGGATCACCCGCACGCTGACCTGCCCGGTCGTGCATCTCTGA
- a CDS encoding DUF3515 domain-containing protein: MADTDTGAPPKVVLVSASVLVVALAVAVAVFALTRPDTDAGTGPDGPLPLVAVPAPQADTPGCAGLLGAAPATLTSNGEQLDRRPLADPAPKATAAWGTDDPVVLRCGLDRPAELTSTAQLRVINGVQWLQVSQDSAATWYVVDREVYVALTVPASAGTGPLQTVSDVVSAKLPVRPLKF; the protein is encoded by the coding sequence GTGGCAGACACCGACACCGGGGCACCGCCGAAGGTGGTGCTCGTCTCCGCGTCCGTGCTCGTGGTCGCGCTGGCCGTCGCGGTCGCCGTTTTCGCGCTGACCCGGCCGGACACCGACGCGGGAACGGGTCCGGACGGACCGCTCCCGCTCGTCGCCGTGCCCGCCCCGCAGGCGGACACTCCCGGCTGCGCCGGTCTCCTGGGCGCGGCGCCGGCCACCCTCACCTCGAACGGCGAGCAGCTCGACCGTCGCCCGCTCGCCGATCCGGCGCCGAAGGCCACCGCCGCCTGGGGCACCGACGATCCGGTGGTGCTGCGCTGCGGACTCGACCGGCCGGCAGAGCTCACCTCGACCGCGCAGCTGCGGGTGATCAACGGCGTGCAGTGGCTGCAGGTCAGCCAGGACTCGGCGGCCACCTGGTACGTGGTCGATCGCGAGGTGTACGTCGCGCTCACCGTGCCGGCTTCGGCCGGAACCGGGCCACTGCAGACGGTCTCCGACGTCGTCTCGGCGAAGCTGCCGGTCAGGCCCCTGAAGTTCTAG
- a CDS encoding response regulator transcription factor, whose protein sequence is MQNPNAVRLLVVDDEPHIADLVATVARYEGWQAVTAGSGADALARVTEFRPDIVVLDLMLPDFDGFTVLDRLRESSGAVPVVFLTAKDATADRVAGLTRGGDDYLVKPFSVEELMARLRAVLRRTSGAEPQPARTAVLQVGDLTLDEDTREVRRDGRPAELTPTEYELLRYLMRRSPSVLTKAQILDHVWEYDFGGRSNVVELVISHLRRKLDAGAEPLIHTVRGVGYVVRRAGR, encoded by the coding sequence GTGCAGAACCCGAACGCGGTGCGGTTGCTCGTCGTCGACGACGAGCCGCACATCGCCGACCTGGTCGCGACGGTCGCCCGGTACGAGGGCTGGCAGGCCGTGACCGCAGGCTCGGGAGCCGACGCGCTCGCCCGCGTCACCGAGTTCCGGCCCGACATCGTGGTGCTGGACCTGATGCTGCCCGACTTCGACGGCTTCACCGTGCTCGACAGGCTGCGAGAGAGCAGCGGCGCGGTCCCGGTGGTGTTCCTGACCGCGAAGGACGCCACAGCCGACCGCGTGGCCGGCCTCACCCGCGGTGGCGACGACTATCTCGTGAAGCCGTTCTCCGTCGAGGAGCTGATGGCGCGGCTGCGCGCGGTGCTGCGCCGTACGTCCGGTGCCGAGCCGCAACCCGCGCGTACCGCTGTCCTGCAGGTCGGTGATCTCACTCTCGACGAGGACACCCGCGAGGTTCGTCGCGACGGCCGGCCCGCCGAGCTGACGCCGACCGAGTACGAGCTTCTGCGCTACCTGATGCGGCGTTCGCCGTCCGTGCTCACCAAGGCGCAGATCCTCGACCACGTCTGGGAGTACGACTTCGGTGGCCGGTCCAATGTCGTCGAGCTCGTCATCTCGCATCTGCGCCGCAAACTGGACGCCGGTGCGGAACCGCTGATCCACACCGTGCGCGGCGTCGGATACGTCGTGCGACGGGCCGGCCGGTGA
- a CDS encoding pyridoxamine 5'-phosphate oxidase family protein → MTSLSPTTRTTLGRKRNRAASDRETLYAVLDEALICHLGVVHDGTPLVLPTGYGRDGDTLYLHGSTGAASLRTAAGELDVCVTVTLVDGIVYCRSLNNHSMNYRSAVIFGRARALTGRDEKMHGLRVLTDHLAPGSWEHSRGVNAKEFAAVSVLALDLSEASVKLRAEGPDDEPEDVAADAAWAGVLPIRTVFGEPEPSADLPSTWSVPEHVRTRVSEAAAQ, encoded by the coding sequence ATGACAAGCCTCTCGCCCACCACACGCACGACCCTCGGCCGCAAGCGCAACCGCGCTGCCTCCGACCGCGAGACGCTCTACGCCGTGCTCGACGAGGCCCTGATCTGCCACCTCGGCGTCGTCCACGACGGCACCCCGCTGGTGCTGCCGACCGGGTACGGCCGCGACGGCGACACGCTGTACCTGCATGGTTCCACGGGAGCGGCCAGTCTGCGCACTGCGGCCGGTGAGCTCGACGTGTGCGTCACCGTCACGCTGGTCGACGGCATCGTCTACTGCCGTTCCCTGAACAACCACTCGATGAACTACCGCAGCGCGGTGATCTTCGGACGAGCCCGCGCGCTGACCGGCCGCGACGAGAAGATGCACGGCCTGCGCGTGCTGACCGATCACCTCGCGCCGGGTTCGTGGGAACACTCGCGCGGCGTGAACGCGAAGGAGTTCGCCGCCGTCTCCGTGCTCGCGCTCGACCTCTCCGAAGCGTCGGTGAAGCTGCGCGCGGAAGGGCCCGACGACGAGCCGGAGGACGTCGCCGCGGACGCCGCGTGGGCCGGCGTGCTGCCGATCCGCACGGTCTTCGGCGAACCGGAGCCGTCGGCGGACCTGCCGTCGACGTGGTCCGTGCCGGAGCACGTACGCACGCGCGTCAGCGAGGCAGCCGCACAGTGA
- a CDS encoding GNAT family N-acetyltransferase: MEIRVVAFDHPDAAKLTAEVQQEYVRRYGTEDETPVDVAEFAPPRGLFLVGYLDGVPVASGGWRAHGESGNVELKRMYVVESARGRGFARGMLAELERAARAAGGRGVVLETGTEQPEAIALYRSSGYREIPAFGYYGDQPESRYYGKDLVRD; encoded by the coding sequence GTGGAGATCCGTGTCGTCGCCTTCGATCACCCCGATGCGGCCAAGCTGACCGCCGAGGTGCAGCAGGAGTACGTCCGCCGGTACGGCACCGAGGACGAAACCCCGGTCGACGTGGCGGAGTTCGCCCCGCCGCGGGGACTGTTCCTCGTGGGTTACCTCGACGGCGTGCCGGTGGCCTCCGGTGGCTGGCGCGCGCACGGGGAATCGGGGAACGTCGAGCTGAAGCGGATGTACGTCGTGGAGTCCGCGCGCGGCAGGGGGTTCGCCCGCGGAATGCTCGCCGAACTGGAACGTGCGGCGCGGGCCGCGGGCGGCCGCGGGGTTGTGCTGGAGACGGGTACCGAGCAGCCGGAGGCGATCGCGCTCTACCGTTCGTCGGGCTACCGCGAGATCCCGGCCTTCGGGTACTACGGCGACCAGCCGGAAAGCCGCTACTACGGCAAGGACCTCGTTCGCGACTGA
- a CDS encoding thiamine-phosphate kinase, with the protein MSPDEGSVAGTGEFALIRRITGGRSQPASTLLGPGDDAAVLAAPDGRVVATTDVLVHGVHFRLDWSSPEQVGRKAVAVNLSDVAAMGAKPSSVLVGLACPPDTPAQVVAEIMDGMWAEAGRAGIGVSGGDLVSADQLVLSVTALGDLEDREPVTRAGARPGDVLAVAGRLGWAAAGLAVLGRGFRSPVGVVNAQRCPEPPYEAGPQAALAGATAMLDVSDGLLADLAHLAEASEVGVDVQTSLLEVSTRLREVGSALGADPLRWVLTGGEDHALVATFPPFDDLPEGWRKIGVVTMPGSGVTVDGEEYRHAGGWEHWQQ; encoded by the coding sequence GTGTCACCGGATGAAGGCTCGGTGGCCGGGACGGGTGAGTTCGCCCTGATCCGGCGGATCACCGGGGGACGCAGCCAGCCGGCGTCGACCCTGCTCGGTCCCGGCGATGACGCGGCGGTGCTGGCCGCGCCGGACGGGCGGGTGGTCGCGACCACCGACGTGCTGGTGCACGGCGTGCACTTCCGGCTCGACTGGTCGAGCCCGGAACAGGTGGGGCGCAAGGCGGTCGCGGTGAACCTGTCGGACGTCGCGGCGATGGGCGCGAAGCCGTCGTCGGTCCTCGTCGGTCTCGCCTGTCCGCCGGATACCCCGGCGCAGGTGGTTGCGGAGATCATGGACGGGATGTGGGCCGAGGCGGGCCGTGCGGGCATCGGTGTGTCCGGCGGCGACCTCGTCAGCGCCGATCAGCTCGTGCTCAGCGTCACCGCATTGGGGGACCTGGAAGATCGGGAGCCGGTGACCCGCGCCGGCGCGCGGCCCGGCGACGTGCTCGCCGTGGCCGGGCGGCTGGGCTGGGCCGCGGCCGGGCTCGCCGTGCTGGGCCGCGGATTCCGGTCGCCGGTCGGAGTCGTGAACGCGCAGCGGTGCCCGGAACCGCCGTACGAGGCCGGCCCGCAGGCCGCGCTCGCCGGCGCGACCGCGATGCTGGACGTGTCCGACGGCCTGCTCGCCGACCTCGCGCATCTGGCCGAAGCCTCGGAAGTCGGCGTCGACGTGCAGACGAGCCTGCTCGAGGTCTCCACGAGGCTGCGGGAGGTCGGCAGTGCGCTCGGCGCCGACCCGCTGCGCTGGGTGCTCACCGGTGGCGAGGACCACGCGCTGGTCGCCACGTTCCCGCCGTTCGACGACCTGCCCGAGGGCTGGCGCAAGATCGGCGTGGTGACGATGCCCGGCTCCGGCGTGACCGTGGACGGCGAGGAGTACCGCCACGCCGGCGGCTGGGAACACTGGCAGCAGTGA
- a CDS encoding gamma carbonic anhydrase family protein: MAIYALGDCEPTIHPDAYVHPDATVIGDVRIGARASVWPQTVLRGDHGYIEIGERSNVQDGCVLHCTSRHPTILGPSSAIGHAVHVEGATIGTGCLIASGSVVLNGTVIEDGGMVGAGAVLSYNSHVGPGEVALGVPAKVRPNKSFSAEQIAMVVDSYVRRGARFREELRRLDPPE, translated from the coding sequence TTGGCCATCTACGCACTCGGTGACTGCGAACCGACGATCCACCCGGACGCCTACGTGCACCCGGACGCGACCGTGATCGGCGACGTGCGGATCGGCGCGCGGGCCTCGGTCTGGCCGCAGACCGTGCTGCGGGGTGATCACGGGTACATCGAGATCGGCGAGCGGTCGAACGTGCAGGACGGCTGCGTCCTGCACTGCACTTCGCGGCATCCGACGATCCTCGGCCCGTCGTCGGCGATCGGCCACGCCGTGCACGTGGAGGGCGCGACGATCGGCACCGGCTGCCTCATCGCGTCGGGTTCGGTGGTGTTGAACGGAACCGTGATCGAGGACGGCGGCATGGTCGGCGCCGGTGCGGTGCTGTCGTACAACTCGCACGTCGGCCCGGGTGAGGTCGCGCTCGGGGTACCGGCGAAGGTGCGGCCCAACAAGTCGTTCTCCGCCGAGCAGATCGCGATGGTCGTCGACTCGTACGTGCGCCGCGGTGCCCGCTTCCGCGAGGAGCTGCGCCGCCTCGACCCGCCAGAGTGA
- a CDS encoding MFS transporter translates to MRIASRLDRLPITRRHRYFVAVVGVATFFDLYDLFLAATISTVLSKEFGVTAETLKYVLASAFVGAFVGAVFLGRLADRLGRRRAFLLTLGLYSVFTLLGAFSTDVWILVACRFVAGIGIGAELPVADAYLADLLPARARGRATAWAYTIGFCGVPAAGFLARALAGHAPLGFEGWRWLFVIGALGAAIVWALRFTLPESPRWLAAQGREDEADEIVRRLEDSAPQPLPEPEPEPPAPEPVRASALLRPPWLRRTSMLYVFQLLQSFGYYGFGSLVPIVLAAKGFGLVSSLTFSALTFLGYPIGSALSVPIIERLERKWLIVASAAGMAVFGLAFGYATSGVLIAVFGFCYTAASNVFSNAFHTYQGELFPTSLRGTAAGSAYALSRLATAAMPFVLLPILQSAGATTMFAVVAAAMAVLIVDVAVLGPRSTGKSLETIAARTSGA, encoded by the coding sequence GTGCGGATCGCATCCCGGCTCGATCGGCTCCCGATCACCCGCCGGCACCGGTACTTCGTCGCGGTGGTCGGCGTCGCCACCTTCTTCGACCTCTACGACCTCTTCCTCGCCGCGACCATCAGCACGGTCCTGAGCAAGGAGTTCGGCGTCACCGCCGAAACGCTGAAATACGTGCTCGCCTCGGCGTTCGTCGGGGCCTTCGTGGGCGCGGTGTTCCTCGGCCGGCTCGCCGACCGCCTCGGCAGGCGCCGGGCGTTCCTGCTCACCCTCGGCCTGTACTCGGTCTTCACCCTGCTCGGCGCGTTCAGCACCGACGTGTGGATACTCGTGGCCTGCCGGTTCGTCGCGGGCATCGGGATCGGCGCCGAACTGCCGGTCGCGGACGCCTACCTCGCCGACCTGCTGCCCGCGCGCGCCCGCGGCCGCGCGACGGCCTGGGCTTACACGATCGGCTTCTGCGGCGTGCCCGCGGCCGGGTTCCTCGCCCGCGCGCTGGCCGGCCACGCGCCGCTCGGGTTCGAGGGCTGGCGGTGGCTGTTCGTGATCGGCGCACTGGGAGCCGCGATCGTGTGGGCGCTGCGGTTCACGCTGCCGGAGTCACCGCGCTGGCTCGCCGCACAGGGGCGAGAGGACGAGGCCGACGAGATCGTGCGCCGGCTGGAGGACAGCGCGCCCCAGCCGCTGCCCGAACCGGAGCCGGAACCGCCGGCCCCGGAACCGGTCCGGGCTTCCGCCCTGCTGCGCCCGCCGTGGCTGCGGCGCACCAGCATGCTGTACGTCTTCCAGTTGCTGCAGTCCTTCGGCTACTACGGCTTCGGCTCGCTGGTGCCGATCGTGTTGGCGGCCAAGGGCTTCGGCCTCGTCTCGTCACTGACCTTCAGCGCGCTGACGTTCCTGGGTTATCCGATCGGCTCCGCGCTGTCCGTGCCGATCATCGAGCGGCTGGAACGCAAATGGCTGATCGTCGCGAGCGCGGCGGGGATGGCGGTGTTCGGGCTCGCGTTCGGCTACGCCACCTCCGGCGTGCTGATCGCGGTGTTCGGCTTCTGCTACACGGCCGCGAGCAACGTGTTCTCCAACGCCTTCCACACCTACCAGGGCGAGTTGTTCCCGACGTCGCTGCGGGGCACCGCCGCGGGTTCGGCCTACGCGCTGTCCCGGCTGGCCACCGCGGCGATGCCGTTCGTGCTGCTGCCGATCCTGCAGTCGGCGGGTGCCACCACGATGTTCGCCGTGGTCGCGGCCGCGATGGCGGTGCTGATCGTGGACGTCGCGGTGCTCGGCCCGCGCTCCACCGGGAAATCGCTGGAGACGATCGCGGCTAGAACTTCAGGGGCCTGA
- a CDS encoding D-alanine--D-alanine ligase family protein has translation MSAEKTRVAVVFGGRSSEHTISCLSAGSVIANLDPDRFEVLPVGITPQGGWVLGTADPEELSIQGRELPSVETGRALVLAGDPTSRVLRTVDPGRATEVLGGVDVVFPVLHGAFGEDGTIQGLLELADIPYVGPGVLASAAAMDKEYAKKLLAAEGLPVGTYAALRRGQSTVSPSDRERLGLPVFVKPSRAGSSVGISRVTDWSDVDGAIELARRTDPKVLVEASVTGREVECGVLEFPDGRVEASLPAEIRVLAQDENAWYDFETKYLGEDAELDIPAKLDDAVTERLRAMAVAAFRALDCQGLARVDFFVTADGQPVINEVNTMPGFTTKSAYPKMWEVTGVDYPTLLSTLIDTAIARGTGLR, from the coding sequence ATGAGTGCGGAAAAAACCCGGGTGGCGGTTGTGTTCGGCGGGCGCAGCAGCGAGCACACCATCTCGTGCCTGTCCGCGGGCAGCGTGATCGCGAACCTCGACCCGGACCGCTTCGAGGTGCTCCCGGTCGGCATCACCCCGCAGGGCGGCTGGGTGCTCGGCACCGCCGATCCGGAGGAGCTCAGCATCCAGGGCCGGGAGCTGCCGTCGGTGGAGACCGGGCGCGCGCTCGTGCTCGCCGGTGATCCGACCAGCCGCGTGCTGCGCACGGTCGACCCCGGCCGCGCGACGGAGGTGCTCGGCGGCGTCGACGTCGTGTTCCCGGTACTGCACGGTGCTTTCGGCGAGGACGGCACCATCCAGGGACTGCTGGAACTCGCCGACATCCCGTACGTGGGCCCGGGTGTGCTCGCCAGCGCCGCGGCAATGGACAAGGAATACGCCAAGAAGCTCCTCGCCGCCGAGGGCCTGCCCGTGGGCACCTATGCCGCGCTCCGGCGTGGACAGTCCACAGTGTCCCCGTCCGATCGGGAACGCCTTGGCCTGCCGGTTTTCGTGAAACCCTCGCGAGCCGGTTCGTCGGTGGGCATTTCGCGGGTCACCGACTGGTCCGATGTGGACGGTGCGATCGAGCTGGCCCGTCGCACCGACCCGAAGGTGCTCGTGGAGGCCTCGGTGACCGGCCGTGAGGTGGAATGCGGGGTGCTCGAATTCCCGGACGGCCGCGTCGAGGCCTCGCTGCCGGCGGAGATCCGCGTGCTCGCCCAGGACGAGAACGCTTGGTACGACTTCGAAACCAAGTACCTCGGCGAGGATGCCGAGCTCGACATTCCGGCCAAATTGGACGATGCGGTCACCGAACGCCTGCGTGCGATGGCCGTGGCGGCCTTCCGCGCGCTCGACTGCCAGGGGCTGGCCCGGGTCGACTTCTTCGTCACCGCCGACGGACAGCCGGTGATCAACGAGGTCAACACCATGCCCGGCTTCACGACGAAGTCCGCCTACCCGAAGATGTGGGAGGTCACCGGCGTGGACTACCCGACGCTGCTGTCCACTCTCATCGACACCGCGATCGCCCGCGGCACCGGACTTCGCTGA